The following coding sequences are from one Candidatus Hydrogenedentota bacterium window:
- a CDS encoding LarC family nickel insertion protein yields GALDAFITPVVAKKGRPGHMVTILCEEAKVQELAALLFAHSTTLGLRMRQERRICLQREWKKAFTPWGEVRVKIGYFKGRPTVTAPEYEDCRRLAEVNRVPVKDVFQAAQAAIFRGELHTLG; encoded by the coding sequence CGGGTGCGCTGGATGCGTTCATTACACCCGTCGTAGCCAAGAAGGGACGGCCGGGCCACATGGTGACGATTCTCTGCGAGGAAGCGAAAGTGCAAGAACTCGCGGCGCTTCTCTTTGCACATTCCACGACGCTCGGGCTGCGCATGCGCCAGGAGCGCCGGATTTGCCTGCAGCGCGAATGGAAGAAAGCGTTCACGCCGTGGGGCGAAGTCCGCGTCAAGATTGGGTACTTCAAAGGCCGGCCAACGGTCACGGCTCCCGAATACGAGGACTGCCGGAGGCTTGCGGAGGTCAATCGGGTTCCAGTGAAAGACGTGTTTCAGGCCGCGCAAGCCGCGATCTTCAGGGGAGAACTGCATACTCTCGGCTAG